The following are from one region of the Gemmatimonadaceae bacterium genome:
- the purH gene encoding bifunctional phosphoribosylaminoimidazolecarboxamide formyltransferase/IMP cyclohydrolase, whose amino-acid sequence MPLALLSVSDKTGLVEFAQGLARLGWSLASTGGTAKALRNAGLTVREVSELTGFPEMLEGRVKTLHPAVHGGLLARRDLAEHMSALTDKGIEPISLLAVNLYPFQAVSSREGVAAEEVIENIDIGGPSMLRSAAKNFAAVTVVVDPADYTRVLAGLEANDDDLDLRRLLAEKVFAHTAAYDAAIAKWFACERLDDFPDRLTLSLARRQTLRYGENPGQRAAFYTERPGNGLAGLTQKGGKELSFNNLLDLEGALLATDPFEDEICCAIIKHTTPCGLATGESALDAYRKALACDPASAFGSVISFTVPVDAETAEAISSLFVECLVAPSFSAEALEILGRKQNLRVLEGRAEWGKHALDYKRVRGGMLLQERAVPPAELSAWTVVTRRQPTDEERKNLMFAWRAVGSVKSNAILLARDGATIGIGAGQMSRVDAAFLSVHKAGLAGHDTRGAVLGSDAFFPFRDGVDQAADAGITAIVQPGGSVRDADVIAAADEHDIAMVFTGQRQFRH is encoded by the coding sequence ATGCCACTCGCACTCCTCTCGGTATCCGACAAGACCGGCCTCGTAGAATTTGCTCAGGGGCTCGCTCGCCTCGGCTGGTCACTCGCATCCACCGGCGGTACGGCGAAGGCACTGCGCAACGCAGGCCTGACGGTGCGTGAGGTCAGCGAGCTCACTGGCTTTCCTGAAATGCTCGAGGGCCGCGTCAAGACACTTCATCCCGCCGTTCATGGGGGACTGCTTGCGCGGCGCGACCTGGCCGAGCACATGAGTGCGCTCACCGATAAGGGGATCGAGCCGATCTCGCTTCTGGCTGTGAACCTGTATCCTTTCCAGGCAGTCTCTTCGCGTGAGGGTGTAGCCGCGGAAGAGGTCATCGAGAACATCGACATCGGGGGGCCGTCGATGCTGCGCTCGGCCGCAAAGAACTTCGCGGCCGTGACGGTGGTGGTCGATCCAGCGGACTACACGCGAGTGCTCGCCGGACTCGAGGCGAACGACGACGACCTGGATCTGCGCCGTCTCCTCGCGGAGAAAGTGTTCGCTCACACAGCGGCGTACGACGCAGCCATCGCGAAGTGGTTTGCCTGCGAGCGCCTGGACGATTTTCCCGACCGCCTCACGCTCTCCCTCGCGCGGCGACAGACGCTTCGTTACGGCGAGAATCCCGGGCAGCGCGCCGCCTTCTATACGGAGCGGCCGGGCAACGGTCTGGCGGGTCTGACGCAGAAGGGCGGAAAAGAGCTCTCGTTCAACAACCTGCTCGACCTCGAGGGCGCACTGCTGGCAACTGATCCGTTCGAGGACGAGATCTGCTGCGCAATCATAAAGCATACAACGCCGTGCGGCCTCGCCACCGGAGAGTCGGCGCTCGACGCGTACCGGAAAGCGCTTGCGTGCGACCCCGCTTCGGCATTTGGATCGGTCATCTCGTTCACGGTTCCAGTCGATGCCGAAACTGCGGAGGCGATATCGAGTCTCTTCGTCGAGTGCCTCGTGGCACCGTCATTCAGCGCGGAAGCTCTCGAGATCCTCGGTCGGAAACAGAATCTCCGCGTTCTCGAGGGCCGGGCCGAGTGGGGGAAGCACGCGCTCGACTACAAGCGCGTCCGAGGGGGAATGCTCCTTCAGGAGCGGGCAGTTCCGCCTGCCGAGCTCTCGGCATGGACGGTCGTCACGAGAAGGCAGCCGACGGACGAGGAGCGAAAAAACCTGATGTTCGCGTGGCGCGCGGTGGGAAGCGTGAAGTCGAACGCAATTCTCCTTGCCCGTGACGGCGCGACGATTGGAATCGGAGCCGGACAGATGTCACGCGTCGACGCAGCGTTTCTCTCGGTGCACAAGGCAGGACTCGCCGGGCATGACACTCGCGGCGCAGTGCTTGGCTCCGATGCGTTCTTCCCGTTCCGTGACGGCGTCGATCAGGCAGCGGACGCGGGAATAACGGCGATCGTCCAGCCGGGCGGCTCGGTTCGCGACGCAGACGTAATTGCCGCGGCCGACGAGCACGACATCGCCATGGTTTTCACCGGCCAGAGGCAGTTCCGACACTAG
- the purN gene encoding phosphoribosylglycinamide formyltransferase produces MAARIAVLASGGGTNLQAILDHFASIPNPAGTIVLVASNREKSRALERARAAGIPFEVFDATDDGAALLALLHEAAADLIVLAGYLKHIPEDVIRRYHGRIINIHPGLLPDFGGPGMYGSRVHAAVLASGATSTGLTIHFVDDEYDHGPVIAQWRVRVKIDDTAESLAERVLSAEHIVYPRVVDMVAALSNAGLAANF; encoded by the coding sequence ATGGCCGCACGCATCGCCGTCCTCGCGTCGGGCGGGGGAACGAACCTCCAGGCAATTCTCGACCACTTCGCGAGTATCCCCAATCCGGCGGGCACCATCGTGCTCGTCGCTTCCAACCGGGAAAAATCCCGGGCGCTCGAGCGCGCTCGCGCGGCGGGAATTCCATTCGAGGTATTTGACGCAACCGACGATGGCGCCGCACTCCTCGCGCTGCTCCATGAAGCGGCCGCGGATCTCATCGTGCTCGCCGGCTATCTCAAGCACATTCCGGAGGATGTGATCCGCCGCTATCACGGACGGATCATCAACATCCATCCGGGACTTCTCCCCGATTTTGGCGGGCCTGGCATGTACGGGTCCCGAGTGCACGCCGCCGTCCTCGCGTCGGGCGCGACGAGCACGGGACTCACAATCCATTTCGTCGACGACGAATACGATCACGGTCCTGTCATCGCACAATGGCGTGTGCGGGTGAAGATCGACGACACGGCTGAATCGCTCGCCGAGCGCGTTCTTTCGGCGGAGCACATCGTGTATCCACGCGTCGTGGACATGGTAGCTGCGCTGAGCAACGCTGGACTCGCGGCGAATTTCTGA
- the selA gene encoding L-seryl-tRNA(Sec) selenium transferase, with amino-acid sequence MSDPRRSLPSVSVLLETEEVRSLIERHPRALVVNAIRDTLDELRAGAAGEGGPGLLETIAERVERAALPSLTPVFNLTGIVLHTNLGRAPLANVALDAVLALAGGYSNLEYDLDTGRRGSRYSHCVSLLCGLTGAEDAIVVNNCAAALVLTLSALARGREVIVSRGELVEIGGSFRVPDIMGRSGATLVEVGTTNRTHLDDYVRAITPRTGAIAKIHRSNFTIEGFVADVGVSDLVPVAGEHDIPIIHDLGSGLIIPLDEFGLSGEPTAHAALTAGATVVTMSGDKLLGGPQAGIIVGKAHAIARLKKDPFARALRVDKMTIAALGATLQLYRDPERALAAIPTLAMITAPVAEVRERASTLARALRDSNIDAEVVPSRASVGAGAFPTREIPSAAVTINGDATALEQKLRSGSPPVIGRIADDRLILDMRSVPAAHDSRLTSAILRALA; translated from the coding sequence ATGAGCGATCCTCGTAGAAGTCTGCCGAGCGTCAGCGTGCTGCTCGAGACCGAGGAGGTGCGTTCGCTCATCGAGCGGCATCCGCGAGCGCTGGTCGTAAACGCGATTCGTGACACGCTCGACGAGCTGCGGGCAGGCGCTGCAGGCGAGGGCGGCCCCGGACTTCTCGAAACGATCGCCGAGCGAGTCGAGAGGGCAGCCCTCCCCTCCCTGACTCCTGTATTCAACCTCACGGGGATCGTGCTCCACACGAATCTGGGACGGGCTCCGCTCGCTAATGTTGCACTCGATGCGGTCCTCGCACTCGCGGGAGGCTACAGCAACCTCGAGTACGACCTCGATACCGGCCGGCGCGGCAGTCGCTACTCACACTGCGTGTCGCTCCTTTGCGGGCTCACCGGGGCTGAGGATGCAATCGTCGTGAACAATTGCGCGGCGGCACTGGTCCTCACGCTGAGCGCGCTTGCTCGCGGACGCGAGGTAATCGTCTCACGCGGGGAGCTGGTAGAGATCGGCGGCAGCTTCCGCGTTCCGGATATCATGGGCCGCAGCGGCGCCACTCTGGTGGAAGTCGGCACGACGAACCGGACGCACCTCGATGACTACGTCCGCGCAATTACCCCGCGTACGGGTGCAATCGCGAAAATCCATCGCAGCAACTTTACGATCGAGGGCTTCGTGGCGGACGTCGGCGTGAGCGACCTCGTACCCGTGGCAGGCGAGCACGACATTCCCATCATTCATGACCTGGGCAGCGGCCTGATCATTCCGCTCGATGAATTCGGACTCTCGGGTGAGCCTACGGCACACGCCGCGCTGACGGCGGGCGCCACCGTCGTCACGATGAGCGGTGACAAGCTGCTCGGCGGGCCGCAGGCAGGAATTATCGTCGGGAAGGCGCACGCGATTGCGCGACTGAAAAAGGACCCGTTCGCAAGGGCGTTGCGCGTCGACAAGATGACAATTGCCGCACTTGGCGCGACGCTTCAGCTGTACCGCGATCCCGAGCGTGCTCTCGCCGCGATCCCGACGCTGGCGATGATCACCGCGCCGGTAGCGGAAGTGCGCGAGCGAGCCTCGACGCTCGCTCGCGCGCTGCGGGACTCGAACATTGACGCCGAAGTCGTGCCGAGCCGCGCGAGTGTCGGCGCGGGCGCTTTTCCGACCCGCGAGATTCCTTCCGCGGCCGTGACTATCAACGGCGATGCCACCGCGCTGGAGCAGAAGCTTCGGTCCGGCAGTCCTCCGGTAATCGGAAGAATTGCCGACGACCGGCTAATTCTGGACATGCGCAGCGTTCCGGCGGCACACGACTCGCGGCTCACGTCCGCAATCCTTCGCGCGCTGGCGTGA
- a CDS encoding HAD family hydrolase yields the protein MNALPSAVFLDRDGTIIKDVSYLSRPEQVELLDGAAEAIARINAALVPAVIVTNQSGIGRGYFSLADYERTEQRLNLLLAERGARIDATYYCPHAPEEGCRCRKPGTLLFERAAEDLGIDLRNALFIGDRFRDIEPAMSFGAKGVLVPIPTTPGDEIARAHESARVAESLSLPLDWYLCTN from the coding sequence GTGAACGCTCTTCCCAGCGCCGTTTTTCTGGACCGCGATGGGACCATCATCAAGGACGTGAGCTACCTGTCGCGACCCGAGCAGGTGGAGCTGCTCGACGGAGCAGCGGAGGCGATCGCTCGAATCAATGCAGCCCTCGTCCCGGCTGTGATCGTGACGAATCAATCAGGCATCGGTCGCGGATATTTCTCGCTCGCCGATTATGAGCGAACCGAACAGCGGCTCAACTTGCTTCTGGCCGAGCGAGGCGCGCGCATCGACGCAACTTACTATTGCCCTCATGCTCCCGAAGAGGGTTGCCGGTGCAGGAAGCCCGGCACACTTCTCTTCGAAAGAGCTGCCGAGGACCTGGGTATCGACTTACGGAATGCACTTTTCATCGGGGATCGCTTTCGCGACATCGAGCCGGCAATGAGCTTCGGGGCAAAGGGCGTTCTCGTCCCCATACCCACAACGCCGGGCGACGAGATCGCGCGCGCTCACGAATCGGCCCGTGTTGCGGAGTCTCTCTCGCTTCCACTCGACTGGTATCTGTGCACGAATTAA
- a CDS encoding FAD-dependent oxidoreductase has translation MKRAAVAVVGGGVIGASIAYHLAKRGVRDILVLDRGREPGEGSTGKATGGFRAQFATGVNVRLSLLAREKLRQFADEIGADPGYVQAGYLWIASTPTAMDALRAAVAIQHSAGLTEAAEIDAEEIGTINPAVDLNAVIGGAWCPTDGFISPMQMLNGYIDAATRLGVKFEWDVEVSEILIETKRNTRHLKTSRGPVSVDAVVNAAGAWAGMLPCGDRGELAVKPLKRQVALSEATDLLPSSMPMTIFVESGFHLRVRNGRVMLVSPTPEASDNSLESGVDDDWLDSVLVEAVGRVPALADLRLDRHACYAGYYEMSPDRHAILGPAPWCDNLFLANGSSGHGVMHAPAIGQLLAEFICDGVASSLDVSALRPTRFSERAPNVSTELL, from the coding sequence GTGAAGCGCGCGGCGGTCGCGGTCGTAGGCGGTGGAGTGATTGGCGCAAGCATCGCGTACCATCTGGCAAAACGGGGCGTCCGGGATATCCTCGTGCTCGACCGTGGACGCGAGCCCGGCGAGGGCAGTACCGGCAAGGCGACCGGCGGGTTTCGCGCGCAATTCGCGACCGGCGTCAACGTGCGACTGTCATTGCTCGCGCGCGAAAAACTGCGCCAGTTCGCTGACGAGATCGGAGCCGATCCTGGGTACGTGCAGGCGGGTTATCTGTGGATAGCGAGCACGCCCACGGCCATGGACGCGCTGCGGGCGGCAGTGGCCATCCAGCATTCCGCCGGCCTCACTGAAGCCGCCGAGATAGACGCCGAAGAGATCGGAACAATCAATCCCGCGGTTGACTTGAATGCCGTCATCGGGGGCGCCTGGTGCCCAACCGACGGCTTCATCTCGCCAATGCAGATGCTCAATGGTTACATCGATGCGGCGACGCGCCTTGGGGTGAAGTTCGAATGGGACGTGGAAGTGAGCGAGATACTGATTGAAACGAAGCGCAACACTCGCCATTTGAAGACGTCTCGAGGTCCCGTGTCAGTCGATGCCGTGGTCAACGCGGCGGGGGCGTGGGCAGGTATGCTTCCATGCGGTGACCGCGGTGAGCTTGCCGTGAAGCCACTCAAACGTCAGGTCGCTCTGAGCGAGGCAACCGATCTACTTCCTTCGTCGATGCCGATGACGATCTTCGTCGAGAGCGGCTTTCACCTCCGGGTACGGAATGGGAGAGTGATGCTGGTCAGTCCTACTCCCGAGGCGAGCGATAATTCACTCGAAAGCGGCGTGGATGACGATTGGCTCGACTCGGTCCTCGTGGAGGCGGTCGGGCGCGTCCCTGCCCTCGCAGATCTCCGTCTCGATCGACACGCGTGCTACGCGGGGTACTACGAGATGTCGCCGGACAGGCACGCGATTCTAGGTCCCGCACCGTGGTGCGACAATCTTTTCCTCGCGAACGGATCCTCGGGGCACGGCGTGATGCACGCTCCGGCGATCGGGCAGCTGCTCGCGGAGTTCATCTGCGACGGCGTTGCGTCGTCACTCGACGTGAGCGCGCTCCGGCCCACGCGTTTTTCGGAGAGGGCGCCGAACGTGTCTACGGAGCTCCTCTGA
- a CDS encoding Ig-like domain-containing protein has translation MRELTAHRPFRLVAVASTLIAILAVCASPGIPPGGPVDTAAPQLVDIAPDSGATATTPKAAIFRFDEVVSERPTGAASLSALFLISPREGTPDVDWHREAVSVRPSRGWRRNTAYTITMLPGMSDLRGNVRNAGAVLVFSTGADIPQSRIAGTVFNWLTGHAVARAFVEVRPVADTTIAYVAATDTTGRFLVSNVAPGRYSVRAFIDDNSNRGLDPREAWDSVTVALTDTARVEMFAFPHDSVGARLANVGLRDSVTLELLFDHAIDVNQQFNQSSISIRRADSVDIPVISVTKPELPADATAGTARRPSRAIPSTSLVVRIGTPIKTRTTLRIRTIGVRGLEGIPFTTDRVVIVEPPPPPPAAQPPGAAPGARPVTPPPPPPPPPPPPPPPPPPPPIRR, from the coding sequence TTGCGGGAGCTGACCGCCCATCGACCGTTTCGTCTCGTCGCCGTTGCGTCAACACTTATCGCCATTCTCGCGGTTTGTGCGTCGCCAGGCATTCCGCCCGGAGGTCCAGTCGACACGGCCGCGCCGCAGCTGGTTGACATTGCACCCGACAGCGGAGCAACAGCGACAACTCCGAAGGCCGCAATCTTCCGCTTCGATGAAGTCGTGAGCGAGCGCCCCACCGGCGCGGCCTCGCTGAGTGCGTTGTTTCTGATCTCGCCACGCGAGGGAACGCCCGATGTGGACTGGCACCGCGAGGCGGTTTCGGTGCGCCCGAGTCGCGGATGGCGGCGCAACACGGCGTACACCATCACGATGCTTCCCGGCATGAGCGACCTGCGGGGCAACGTGCGCAACGCTGGCGCAGTCCTGGTTTTCTCGACTGGGGCGGACATCCCGCAGTCGAGAATTGCGGGCACCGTCTTCAACTGGCTCACCGGTCACGCTGTTGCTCGTGCATTCGTGGAGGTCCGGCCGGTTGCGGACACCACGATTGCGTACGTCGCCGCGACCGACACGACAGGCAGGTTTCTCGTTTCAAACGTTGCGCCAGGCAGGTACTCGGTGCGGGCATTCATAGATGACAACAGCAACAGGGGTCTCGATCCCCGAGAGGCGTGGGATTCTGTCACGGTCGCACTCACCGACACGGCTCGGGTCGAGATGTTTGCATTTCCTCACGACTCGGTTGGTGCACGGCTGGCGAATGTTGGCCTGAGAGACTCCGTTACACTGGAGCTGCTGTTCGATCACGCAATCGACGTCAACCAGCAATTCAATCAGTCGTCGATCAGCATCAGAAGGGCTGATTCCGTGGACATTCCGGTGATCAGCGTTACAAAACCGGAGCTTCCCGCCGACGCAACCGCCGGCACCGCACGGCGACCCTCGCGCGCCATTCCCTCCACCAGCCTGGTGGTGCGCATCGGGACACCGATCAAAACGCGAACTACGCTGCGCATTCGCACGATCGGTGTGCGCGGATTGGAGGGCATTCCATTCACGACGGACAGAGTCGTGATCGTCGAGCCGCCACCGCCACCCCCGGCAGCCCAGCCTCCAGGCGCTGCTCCGGGGGCGCGCCCTGTCACTCCCCCTCCCCCTCCCCCTCCACCGCCGCCGCCCCCGCCGCCCCCGCCGCCCCCGCCGCCGATCAGACGATGA